In Pseudophryne corroboree isolate aPseCor3 chromosome 3, aPseCor3.hap2, whole genome shotgun sequence, a genomic segment contains:
- the LOC135054758 gene encoding zinc finger protein 17-like yields MDKGQIPERILNLTLEILYLLTGEDYIVVKKSGDSVTPSSCPRVPGGLSRTQSPIAVPSPHSLIHGRHNDQKILELTNKIIQLLTGEVPQGNEDVSLNFSMEEWERLGRDTVNNMDDLMVENHQTLRSLDLKPPLNAGVCETKSIVDLHHGGQCTTICKTRKRKGQPVRYVAENSGCGEGGGNLADSDACTEHAQTECSSAYIKKEDGAKIYTRSEHTQTDFTSVRAKGEAEGEGAKGPRADFMRIDYDSIFVSNSVSVPQETTRKLYDCTLCGKTFTSKSGIVKHRRMHSGRVVTCADCGKEFTCNSELVAHQRTHTGEKPFPCSSCGKCFSTNTNLVAHQRIHTGEKPYSCTECGKCFTSSSDLVKHQIIHTGEKPFCCSDCGKGFTSKSNLVKHHRIHTGEKPFLCSECGKGFAIKSNLIKHQVVHTGEKPYPCPECGKCFSNQSNVSKHQRIHYGAKRLLVD; encoded by the exons ATGGACAAAGGTCAAATTCCTGAGAGGATATTAAACCTCACCCTGGAGATcctctacctgctgactggagag GATTATATTGTTGTGAAGAAGTCTGGTGACAGTGTCACACCAAGCAGTTGTCCTCGTGtgccaggaggactgagcaggacccagagccccatcgcgGTGCcttcacctcactcactgatacatgggaggcacaatgaccagaagatcctggaactcaccaacaagatcattcagctgctgactggagag GTTCCCCAGGGAAATGAAGATGTCAGTCTAAATTtttccatggaggagtgggagcgACTAGGAAGAGACACAGTTAATAATATGGATGACTTGATGGTGGAGAATCACCAGACTCTGAGATCACTGG ATTTGAAGCCGCCCCTCAATGCGGGAGTTTGCGAAACTAAAAGCATCGTTGACCTCCATCATGGTGGACAGTGTACAACAATCTGCAAGACTAGAAAGAGGAAGGGGCAGCCGGTGAGATATGTGGCGGAGAATTCGGGCTGCGGTGAAGGTGGAGGAAACCTCGCAGACTCTGACGCGTGTACGGAGCACGCGCAGACGGAATGCAGCTCCGCTTACATTAAGAAGGAAGACGGCGCCAAGATCTACACCCGCTCGGAGCACACCCAGACCGACTTCACATCGGTCCGCGCTAAAGGAGAAGCAGAAGGAGAAGGCGCCAAAGGTCCACGGGCAGACTTCATGCGTATTGACTACGACTCGATATTTGTCAGCAATTCGGTCTCCGTGCCTCAAGAGACCACCCGGAAGTTGTATGACTGCACTCTGTGCGGTAAAACCTTCACCAGCAAGTCAGGGATCGTCAAGCACCGGCGAATGCACTCCGGCAGGGTAGTGACTTGCGCCGACTGCGGCAAGGAGTTCACCTGCAACTCGGAGCTGGTGGCTCACCAGAGGACGCACACCGGGGAGAAACCGTTTCCCTGCTCTTCCTGCGGGAAGTGTTTTTCAACCAACACCAATCTGGTGGCGCACCAGAGAATTCATACCGGGGAAAAACCCTACTCCTGCacggagtgcgggaaatgttttaccagcAGCTCGGACCTTGTCAAACACCAAATCATTCACACCGGGGAGAAACCTTTTTGCTGTTCGGACTGCGGGAAAGGTTTTACCAGCAAATCAAATCTGGTTAAGCACCATAGGATCCACACCGGGGAAAAACCCTTCCTGTGCTCCGAATGCGGCAAGGGTTTCGCTATCAAGTCAAACCTCATCAAACACCAGGTAGTTCACACCGGGGAGAAGCCGTATCCCTGTCCCGAGTGCGGTAAATGTTTTTCAAATCAGTCAAACGTCTCAAAACACCAGAGGATTCACTACGGGGCAAAGAGGTTACTTGTGGATTAA